In Podospora pseudopauciseta strain CBS 411.78 chromosome 3, whole genome shotgun sequence, one genomic interval encodes:
- a CDS encoding hypothetical protein (COG:S; EggNog:ENOG503NUA9) has product MTLIEHDTQRVEVDQDFDKFAQSQEAATSSTTSLHSSLVNYEWKHGRRYHSYQAGSYSFPNDEREQERLDLVHHAFWCTLNDRLFLAPINPDDGLRILDIGTGTGLWAIHLGEDHPGAKEIIGNDLSPIQPRWVPPNVQFIVDDVELDWVHAGVSVEPYDYIHCRYMAGGIRDWPRLVKQMYDNVKPGGWVEFQESANTLYSQDGTLSKDNAMVRMMEGLILACDKIGRTLDPAPQIEKWVKDAGFINVEVQKFRLPIGSWPRDARLKEVGTLMAVNFIEGVEAFTASLFRDVLGWSQDEVLALNAEVRASAKRGNAHAIFDFLVITGQKPE; this is encoded by the coding sequence ATGACCCTCATCGAACACGACACCCAGCGCGTCGAAGTCGACCAAGACTTTGACAAGTTCGCCCAGAGCCAAGAAGCAGCCACCtcgtccaccacctccctccacaGCAGCCTCGTCAACTACGAGTGGAAACACGGCCGCCGCTACCACTCCTACCAAGCCGGGAGCTACTCCTTCCCCAACGACGAGCGCGAGCAGGAGCGTCTCGACCTGGTCCACCACGCCTTCTGGTGCACGCTCAACGACCGCTTGTTCCTCGCGCCCATCAACCCTGACGACGGGCTCCGCATCCTCGACATCGGCACCGGAACTGGACTCTGGGCCATCCACCTTGGGGAAGACCACCCTGGCGCAAAGGAGATCATCGGCAACGACCTCAGTCCCATCCAGCCGAGGTGGGTGCCGCCCAATGTGCAGTTCATCGTCGACGATGTCGAGCTCGACTGGGTGCATGCCGGCGTGAGCGTCGAGCCATATGATTACATACACTGTCGGTACATGGCGGGCGGTATCAGGGACTGGCCGAGGCTGGTGAAGCAGATGTATGACAATGTCAAGCcgggtgggtgggttgagTTTCAGGAGTCGGCCAACACGCTGTACTCTCAGGATGGTACCCTGAGCAAGGACAATGCCATGGTTCGCATGATGGAGGGCTTGATCTTGGCGTGCGACAAGATTGGGCGGACGTTGGATCCGGCGCCGCAGATAGAGAAGTGGGTGAAGGATGCTGGGTTCATCAATGTCGAAGTGCAGAAGTTTAGGCTGCCGATTGGTAGCTGGCCGAGAGATgcgaggttgaaggaggTGGGAACGTTGATGGCGGTCAATTTTATCGAGGGTGTCGAGGCGTTCACGGCGTCGCTGTTTAGGGATGTGCTGGGGTGGTCGCAGGACGAGGTGTTGGCGTTGAATGCCGAGGTGAGGGCTTCGGCGAAGAGGGGGAATGCGCACGCCATTTTTGATTTCTTGGTTATCACTGGGCAGAAGCCAGAGTAG
- a CDS encoding hypothetical protein (EggNog:ENOG503P5SA), with the protein MDFLNKVTGGNNASQPADHSNNPTTTNPTDQSSSSGGGLMDKFNSLAGGGKESEKKEDPLDKGVDLFQQHVLGQGDQSNESAIEQAKDEQISDFIRDQYKKNTGKDFPVADK; encoded by the exons ATGGACTTCCTCAACAAAGTCACTGGCGGAAACAACGCCTCGCAACCCGCCGAccactccaacaaccccaccaccaccaaccccaccgaccagtcttcctcctcgggcGGCGGCCTAATGGACAAGTTTAACAGCctcgccggcggcggcaaggagtcggagaagaaggaggatccTCTCGATAAGG gAGTCGACCTCTTCCAGCAACACGTCCTCGGACAGGGCGACCAGTCCAACGAGAGCGCCATCGAGCAGGCCAAGGATGAGCAGATCAGTGATTTCATTCGGGACCAGTACAAGAAGAATACGGGGAAAGATTTTCCTGTGGCTGATAAATAG
- a CDS encoding hypothetical protein (EggNog:ENOG503P635), whose translation MKFLTPLVLAMAALTTAMPAAENPAVPAIAARQNQNRPVPRGTCCVANTSLKQDSCFAANGQPGRCVPGGNNCGSRLSCVANSQLTCTNNIIERGKNLCRARAGNGRLFDGARLINNLNQATVN comes from the exons ATGAAgttcctcacccccctcgtcctcgccatGGCAGCCCTCACAACCGCCATGCCCGCGGCCGAGAACCCCGCCGTCcccgccatcgccgcccgCCAGAACCAGAACCGCCCCGTCCCCCGCGGCACCTGCTGCGTGGCCAACACGTCCCTCAAGCAGGACTCGTGCTTCGCCGCCAACGGCCAGCCCGGCCGCTGCGTCCCCGGTGGTAACAACT GCGGCTCCAGACTCAGCTGCGTAGCCAACAGCCAGCTGACCTGCACCAACAACATTATCGAGCGCGGCAAGAACCTCTGCCGCGCCAGGGCCGGCAACGGCCGCTTATTTGATGGCGCGAGGTTGATCAACAACTTGAACCAGGCCACCGTCAACtaa
- a CDS encoding hypothetical protein (EggNog:ENOG503P7T8) — translation MGDIYISNGTCYGSAGSELDRSFIPCGNAAFGPVTCCGAGDVCLSNNACFGVHGTPGSYGADLTYLAGCTDESYRDGSCPDKYGIDQPWIALTVCDDSGGDWAPCPQEGSPTTLQNGAYCSCTDAASTTVAINNSPRLADIARLPQTTGGTVSFFPGNEPTNTSPPAQTTGGGSGGGSSNTSSSPIPSETGSPGSDSGTGSDSGSDPTGGGGGSSSSGGGLNSGAKIGIGIGAAIGGLVLIATLLTLWHYNRKNRRSASGAAGIEEGGEKPKKAFAPVPSPRASEADSNPVSEVDGKAVTRPWSMRSELEGNNTAATAAGKKAPTANGNQKVNTDGAARPEVGELDGREVQELPPHHDLSPVAELPGSEAWAQAPGGGRGRV, via the exons ATGGGCGACATTTACATCAGCAACGGAACCTGCTACGGATCCGCAGGCAGCGAGCTCGACAGAAGCTTCATCCCGTGCGGAAATGCCGCCTTTGGACCAGTGACGTGCTGCGGAGCGGGAGATGTCTGTCTCAGCAACAACGCTTGCTTCGGCGTCCACGGCACGCCAGGATCATACGGAGCAGACCTGACCTATCTCGCCGGGTGCACCGATGAATCATACAGAGATGGGAGCTGTCCTGACAAGTATGGTATCGACCAGCCGTGGATCGCTTTGACGGTTTGCGATGACAGCGGTGGTGATTGGGCTCCGTGTCCTCAGGAGGGAAGCCCGACTACGCTACAGAATGGTGCTTATTGCAGCTGTACTGATGCTGCGTCGACGACTGTCGCCATCAACAATTCGCCACGGCTGGCGGATATTGCTAGGTTGCCGCAGACAACTGGGGGGACTGTTTCATTCTTTCCGGGGAATGAGCCGACAAATACATCTCCTCCGGCTCAAACGACCGgtggggggagtggtggag GATCATCAaataccagcagcagcccgaTACCATCAGAGACAGGCTCACCAGGTTCAGACTCGGGAACGGGCTCGGACTCTGGCTCGGACCCaaccggtggtggtggcgggagCTCTTCTTCAGGCGGCGGCCTGAACTCTGGCGCCAAGATCGGCATTGGCATAGGAGCTGCCATAGGAGGGCTCGTACTGATTGCTACTCTGCTCACCCTCTGGCACTACAACCGGAAGAACCGCCGATCTGCCTCTGGTGCCGCCGGGATTGAAGAAGGCGGGGAAAAGCCAAAAAAGGCATTCGCGCCTGTCCCGTCCCCTCGCGCATCCGAAGCTGACTCCAACCCTGTCTCGGAAGTGGACGGAAAAGCGGTGACACGGCCCTGGAGCATGAGAAGTGAGCTTGAAGGGAATAATACTGCTGCTACCGCGGCAGGGAAGAAAGCGCCAACGGCGAATGGAAATCAAAAGGTTAATACTGATGGGGCAGCACGTCcggaggtgggggagttggatggGAGAGAGGTGCAGGAGCTTCCACCGCACCACGATCTGAGTCCGGTGGCAGAGCTTCCTGGGAGCGAGGCGTGGGCCCAGGCCccgggaggggggagggggagggtaTGA